Below is a genomic region from Sinobacterium norvegicum.
AAACCGCCGCCCTGCATCAATGGCACAATCGACAGCATCTTGGCACTGGTGCCCAGTTCTAGAATGGGGAACAAGTCAGTCAGGTAATCGCGTAATACGTTGCCGGTGACCGAGATGGTATCGAGACCGCGCAACAGGCGTTCCATGGTGTAACGAATGGCGCGATCGGGGTTGAGAATGTGAATCTTCAAACCTTCGGTGTCGTGATCCTGCAGGTAAAGCTCAACCTTCTTAATCATCTCGGCATCGTGACCACGGTGTTCATCCAGCCAAAACAGTGCCGGTACATCCATCGCGCGGGCGCGGGTCACAGCCAGCTTAACCCAGTCGCGGATCGGTGCATCCTTGGCCTGGAACATCCGCCAAACATCACCGGCCTCAACGCCATCATGCTGTAGTAACACCTCACCGTCGTCGGCAACAACACGAACCGTGCCACTGGCAGGCAGCTCGAAGGTCTTATCGTGGGAGCCGTACTCCTCCGCTTTCTGCGCCATTAAGCCGACATTAGGTACGGTGCCCATGGTGGTCGGATCGAAGTGGTCATGGTGCTTACAGAAGTTGATCACTTCCTGGTAAATGGTGGCGTAGCAGCTGTCGGGAATGACGGCCTTGGTGTCTTTCAATTTGCCGTCGGCACTCCACATTTTACCGCCGTTACGAATCATTGCCGGCATGGAGGCATCGACGATAATATCGCTGGGCACGTGAAGATTGGTAATGCCTTTGTCTGAATCGACCATGGCCATTTCAGGGCGGTCTTCATAGCAGCGGCGCAGATCGTATTCGATCTCGGCGCGCTGAGAATAAGGCAGGCTGTCGATTTTACGCAGCACGCTGCCAAGGCCGTCATTGGGCTGGATGCCCAGCTCTGTCAGTGTCTCGGCGTGTTTCTCGAAGGCGTCTTTAAAGTAAACAGAGACCGCGTGACCAAACACAATCGGGTCTGACACCTTCATCATGGTGGCTTTTAAATGCAGCGAAAAGAGCAGGTCAGCCTTGTTGGCGCCGTCCATTTCCTCGTCGAGGAATTTGCACAGTGCCTTGGTGCTCATATATTGGGCACTGATGATTTCGGCGGCTTCAACAGGCACCTGCTTTAACAGGGTAACCTTGCCATCGGCCTCGACTAACTCGATATTCACCG
It encodes:
- a CDS encoding NADP-dependent isocitrate dehydrogenase, with the translated sequence MSKEKSKIIYTLTDEAPALATYSLLPIVNTFTAAAGIEVATTDLSLAGRILANFPDNLSADQRVADGLKALGELTQDPKANIIKLPNVSASIPQLIAAITELQGQGYDIPDYPAEINNEADNEIKNRYAKVLGSAVNPVLREGNSDRRAPGAVKQYARENPHSMGKWSQASRTHVAHMRSGDFKASDISTTVTKAGTVNIELVEADGKVTLLKQVPVEAAEIISAQYMSTKALCKFLDEEMDGANKADLLFSLHLKATMMKVSDPIVFGHAVSVYFKDAFEKHAETLTELGIQPNDGLGSVLRKIDSLPYSQRAEIEYDLRRCYEDRPEMAMVDSDKGITNLHVPSDIIVDASMPAMIRNGGKMWSADGKLKDTKAVIPDSCYATIYQEVINFCKHHDHFDPTTMGTVPNVGLMAQKAEEYGSHDKTFELPASGTVRVVADDGEVLLQHDGVEAGDVWRMFQAKDAPIRDWVKLAVTRARAMDVPALFWLDEHRGHDAEMIKKVELYLQDHDTEGLKIHILNPDRAIRYTMERLLRGLDTISVTGNVLRDYLTDLFPILELGTSAKMLSIVPLMQGGGLFETGAGGSAPKHVQQFEEENHLRWDSLGEFLAIAVSLEDIAVKNSNPKAQILADTLDQATGQLLSNGKSPSRKVKQLDNRGSHFYLALYWAQALAAQTDDAELQAAFSQLAKDLADNEQQVSEELIACQGQPVEMGGYYMPTPAKLERAMRPSETLNKLLNNAL